Below is a window of Leuconostoc gasicomitatum LMG 18811 DNA.
TCACCACGTTTACCAGTAATTAAATCATATAAATAAAGATATAACGTTGTGTCAGTCAAAGACAATTGTTTGGCGCGTAATGATGCAATAACTGTTTCAACATGAGCTAACCAATCGGACTCAGCAATATTAAATGATTTCAAATCAAAATAGTGATGCGCTTGTCTTAAAAAGTCAATAAACTGCGCGTTAATATTTAAGAAGTTAGCACGCCGTATTTGACGCGCCAACGGCCTTAATGATTGCGTGACAATCTGTCTTGACAAAAATTGGCGCTCTGCTTTTTCACTTGCAAATTCACGTTCTTTAGGTCCCTCTCCAAGTTGGGCAAGGCGTGTACGTGCTGCAGCATCAGTCTCTTGATCATCTCCTATACGTACTTTCCCAGCACCAACAAGTTCGTCATATTCTTGTTTTGATAGGTTTTCAATAGTTAATTCAACCCAATCTTTACGTACCTCTAGACCAACTTGTGAACTTAATATACGCATCAAAGTGTCACGTGTCGCTTCTAGTCTTTGACCTAATTTATAATTATCATTGTATTGGTAATAAATTTCAGAAATTCGTTCTTTTGAGATTAATGGTTCACCGCGAAACATCACACTGCGGATTTTCATATCTGAACGATTCAAATGATCAGCATAAGCTGTAACAGCGTCAAACATAGCCAAACTACCCTTTGCTAGGTTAATCGGTGTATCCTTTGCATCATGTTCAAATCGTTCCTGCAAGGTTTCTACGTCAATCTTTGGTAATCGACGTGACGCATACTGATAAAACGTCATTTGCACCATATTTTGCTCACCAAGTTCTGGTAAAACATTATCAATATAGTCATTGAATAGTTGATTTGGACTAAATAACACAACTTGTCCAGATGTTAATTTTCCACGATAACGATAAAGTAAATAGGCAACACGTTGTAGCACAGCTGCTGTTTTACCAGATCCAGCAGCACCTTGAACAAATAATAAATCTGCAGCGGTATTACGAATAATTTTATTTTGCTCTTTTTGAATCGTTGTAACAATTGATTTCATTTTGGTTGACGATTCACCAGACAACGCATTCATCAGCATTGCATCGCCAATCGCCTCTTCTGTGTCAAACAATGTTACAATCACACCATCTTCAATTTGAAATTGACGTTTAAGTGTCACATTGGCCTCTTGCGTCCCATCAGGCGTTATATAGGACACATTTCCAATACCACCATCATAGTAAATTGATGCAACAGGTGCACGCCAATCATACACTAGAAAACGATTCTTTTCATCACTAAACGAACCTAATCCGATATAAATTGTTTCTTGTTCAGGATGTTGGCTAGTAGACTCACTAAAATCAATGCGCGCAAAGTATGGTTTATCAATTTGTTTTGTTAATGTGGCAAAACGACGTTCAGCGCGTGTTTTAGAATTTTCACGTTCAGATAACATTTGCTGTTGTTGACGAATTGAAGCAGCCGTCTCCACAATACCAGAGTAAGTGTCGGTTTTTAAACGGACATCTCCCCAATTTTGCGCAACTGAGTCAAGGCTTTTATTTGTTGATTTAATACTAGATTTTGTTGTTTGAAGCGATTTTTCCATCGCATATAGTGTTTTATTGAGATATTGCGTTTCGTCAGTTTTAATTTTATTGTCCAAAATGAGTCTCACTCTCTTCAAATTCAGTGCTTTAATTATACGCTTTCTAGTGGTTAAATACAAAAAACATTTTCATTAAAATGACACATAAAAAGCCGCAACCGAAGTTGCGACTTGATATAGCTCGTGAGAGAATCGAACTCTCGATTCCGCCGTGAAAGGGCAGCGTCTTAGCCGCTTGACCAACGAGCCATGGTCAGTGATGTCTGATATCTATCAGACAACTATATTAGTATATCAAGAATTAAATTAGTCGTCAATACTTTTTTGTAAATTGTTTTTGTATTTTGCTAAATACTATTCAATCCGATCGTTTTTTTAACGTCATTAATTGTGTTGGATCAATGGGTTTAGCTGTTTTAATCACAGCATGCTTATAATATTGCCATGGTTGCATAGGATCAAATTCAGAATCTGTCGTCACCGGTAAGCCATTCCTAAAACGTGTTAATAGCCATTTTTCTAACATTTTTGGAATACCAAGTAATTCAAAATCTGATGGTGATAAAGCATAACGAATTGCTAACTCATCATTATTTTTAACTTTTTGAACCCAATTTGGTTCGATAATCAATTCGCGCCCCAGTGCGGCAAATGTAGCCTCGCCACCATCATCTAATAATGATTCTACCTGCTCTGGTTTTTTGAGTAATCCTGCTATGATTAACGGAAAATCTGGCGGCAAAATTGCTCTGTAATAATCCATCACTTTTTTAGTATCTGACTTATCACGAAAAGGCGTTTGAAACGCATCATTTAATGACAAATGGAGATAATCAACAGGCAATGCCATTAGTTTTTCAGCGAATCCAAGTGAATCCTCAAGTGTAATACCTGGTGTCATCGGTTCTTCTGGGGATTGACGGTAACCTAACAAAAATGGCTTATCAGCAAATTTTTCAATTGTCTGTGCCACTTTAGCCGTTATAGCTAAACCAAAACGCCGCCTTTTTTCGACTGTACCACCCCAAATATCATCACGTCTGTTACTATCTGGCGAAAAAAACTGCTGCATAAGATAAAGATTGGCACCATGTAGTTCTATGCCATCAAAGCCTGCCAAAATTGCACGTTTTGTGGCTTGAGCAAAATCTTCAATCGTTTGAGAAATTTCACTATGGGTCAAGGCACGTGGTATTTCATGCTCACCATGTGGATAGGCCTGTGATGAAGCAGATACCGGTTGCTGTCCGCGCAAAATTTCAGTTGTGGTTTGTCGACCAGCAGCAAAAATCTGTAAAATAGCTTTAGCACCACCTGATTGGATTGTGCTGGCTAACCGCCGCAAACCAGGTATTTTATCATCATCAGAAACTGAAATGCCACCTTCCCAACCACGTCCAACATCATTAACATAGGCCGCCTCAGTGATAACCATCGCAGGCCCCTGAGCACGCATACGATAATAGTTTAATTCATTATCACTTACACTGCCATCTGCCAAAGAAGCTCTCAGTGTTGTAGGTGCCATAATAACATGATTACCTAATGTAACAGCTTTATTTTTAAAAGTATAATTGTCTAAAAAATCATAATTAATTTGCATAATTTTATTATACAAAAAAAATTGTTTTTAGGCGAGTTTACTCATAATAAAATTAATGTTTCAAAGTTAACCATCATCAAAAAGGCAACCAATTTTTTTTGGTCGTCTTTGATTTATTGATTCTTTATCGTTCCTAAGATACCAAGTTTCTTATACACACCTAGCAATAGCCCACCAAAAATACTACCGACTACAATAAGAAAAATACCTGCATTAATTCTAGTAGGGACTACAAATCTCGCCTCCCAATAACTAATTAGTGAAAAAGTCACTAATAAGAATAACGTACTTATATATATCACATTTAACTTTTTTATATCAAGATGTGCCAAAATATTGAATCGCCTAATAATATAGATACCCATTAATAGTGTAATGACAGTCATTGATATTAGAGTGGCTAATAACGCACCCATTGTCCCAGTCAGATAAATCATTATTGGTTGGGCTAATAATTTAACAATCATACCAATACCAATTGCTCTTAAAGCAATACGTGTCTTGCTAAGCCCTTGTAGTATCATGGCAAGTACTGTAGTCAATCCCATAAATAAAGCTATAAGAGCTGAAATTTGAACCATTGGTATATATGCCTGTGGTTGCGCGTAATTACCATAGAACAAGATATAAATGGGCTTAGCTAGTGTATACAGCGTGGCACATGCTGGTAGCGTAATTAAACAAAATAATAAATAGGCTTGACTAATATATTTTTCCAAAATCCGTGAATCAAAACGATTTCTAGTCACAAGTGGCAACACAGTAGAAGCGATAGATACAGATAGTGAAACGATGATCATGATTAGTTTATTACTATTGAAATTAAATATACCAAATATTGTTTCAATATCATCGCTTGATAATTTATCATAAAACATTGTCATCAAAGGATGAAACGTAAATTGAT
It encodes the following:
- a CDS encoding NADH-dependent flavin oxidoreductase; the encoded protein is MQINYDFLDNYTFKNKAVTLGNHVIMAPTTLRASLADGSVSDNELNYYRMRAQGPAMVITEAAYVNDVGRGWEGGISVSDDDKIPGLRRLASTIQSGGAKAILQIFAAGRQTTTEILRGQQPVSASSQAYPHGEHEIPRALTHSEISQTIEDFAQATKRAILAGFDGIELHGANLYLMQQFFSPDSNRRDDIWGGTVEKRRRFGLAITAKVAQTIEKFADKPFLLGYRQSPEEPMTPGITLEDSLGFAEKLMALPVDYLHLSLNDAFQTPFRDKSDTKKVMDYYRAILPPDFPLIIAGLLKKPEQVESLLDDGGEATFAALGRELIIEPNWVQKVKNNDELAIRYALSPSDFELLGIPKMLEKWLLTRFRNGLPVTTDSEFDPMQPWQYYKHAVIKTAKPIDPTQLMTLKKRSD
- a CDS encoding polysaccharide biosynthesis protein, with amino-acid sequence MKQVNQPKNQLTNGTAWLAFGNITSRVLGALYVIPWTLMLGTLSLQANTLMGKGYNLYQFFLMLSTAGLPSAVAKLTAQLQGYEKHKFIGKATLISLCAGLLCSLLLWFLAPFLSVGDPNVIPVLRSLTFAVLIFPFLSVLRGQLQGELKMVDIAKSDIIEQFFRVAYMLSSAYFILNIQHGSWKTVVVHSTFAASLGAWLATLFLLFSIYHPNKSVRLPQPVTHDALINQNNQEINLRHILVQALPFVLIGGFLSAYQWIDQFTFHPLMTMFYDKLSSDDIETIFGIFNFNSNKLIMIIVSLSVSIASTVLPLVTRNRFDSRILEKYISQAYLLFCLITLPACATLYTLAKPIYILFYGNYAQPQAYIPMVQISALIALFMGLTTVLAMILQGLSKTRIALRAIGIGMIVKLLAQPIMIYLTGTMGALLATLISMTVITLLMGIYIIRRFNILAHLDIKKLNVIYISTLFLLVTFSLISYWEARFVVPTRINAGIFLIVVGSIFGGLLLGVYKKLGILGTIKNQ
- the helD gene encoding RNA polymerase recycling motor HelD; the encoded protein is MDNKIKTDETQYLNKTLYAMEKSLQTTKSSIKSTNKSLDSVAQNWGDVRLKTDTYSGIVETAASIRQQQQMLSERENSKTRAERRFATLTKQIDKPYFARIDFSESTSQHPEQETIYIGLGSFSDEKNRFLVYDWRAPVASIYYDGGIGNVSYITPDGTQEANVTLKRQFQIEDGVIVTLFDTEEAIGDAMLMNALSGESSTKMKSIVTTIQKEQNKIIRNTAADLLFVQGAAGSGKTAAVLQRVAYLLYRYRGKLTSGQVVLFSPNQLFNDYIDNVLPELGEQNMVQMTFYQYASRRLPKIDVETLQERFEHDAKDTPINLAKGSLAMFDAVTAYADHLNRSDMKIRSVMFRGEPLISKERISEIYYQYNDNYKLGQRLEATRDTLMRILSSQVGLEVRKDWVELTIENLSKQEYDELVGAGKVRIGDDQETDAAARTRLAQLGEGPKEREFASEKAERQFLSRQIVTQSLRPLARQIRRANFLNINAQFIDFLRQAHHYFDLKSFNIAESDWLAHVETVIASLRAKQLSLTDTTLYLYLYDLITGKRGERDIRFLFIDEIQDYTPFQLAFLKFSFPRAKFTVLGDLNQAIFTKDNATNLQVDFSSLFDSERVESVKLTQTYRSTQQITDFTKYILRDGQDIDAFNRDGQKPVLYTLPNESEMLSKLRLQIQQHAINQDTTAIITKTRADAQTLATALGDKKVTLIQSENQRLAKGMIIVPSYLAKGLEFDAVIIWHADNSRYGVDSERRLLYTVASRAMHTLTLLAENSGSILLDTVPTDLYEVNNG